In a genomic window of Helianthus annuus cultivar XRQ/B chromosome 10, HanXRQr2.0-SUNRISE, whole genome shotgun sequence:
- the LOC110884870 gene encoding WD repeat-containing protein PCN, producing MFDLYKCSSTSIEWNPSPIVALATSLDESQVAAAREDGSLEIWLVSPGAVGWHCQLTIQGDPNLRVSSLVWCGSPAGRLFSSSIDGSVLEWDLFHLTHKVVVDPIGVSIWQMAAQPSSRKQLNPKPDLASIENGHTIANGDVTSESEIEADSLELHEEPIIENASIALACDDGCVRIYNTSSSDGFTYHKSLPRVGGRVLSVTWSTDAKRIYSGSSDGFIRCWDVKLSHEVYRITVGLGGLGSMSQLCVWSILALRCGTLVSADSSGSVQFWDSSHGTLLQAHSCHKGDVNALAASPSHTRVFSAGSDGQVILYKLSVDKSSSIMMKKWVYIGYVRAHTHDVRALTVAVPISREDLLPEEKVKRARSKEKPDFSYNKWAHVGIPMLISAGDDTKLFAYSANEFTRFAPHDICPAPQRPPIQLVCRTADRLTYLLLVQAPHWLDLLTVEVNRDGGVSTTDTVARVKNRGLRKIICSSISPSGRFFAYSSHVKPCLFELKKNGTGKSGWSISKRKLPSSIPFAHSMLFSSDSSRLMISGHDRMIYVVDVGNMELTHRFTPCRKECDEELPPTQPPITKMFTSLDGQWLAAVNCLGDIYIFNLETQRQHWFISRLDGASVTAGGFTPKHSNVLIISTSSNQVYVFDMEAKKLGEWSMHNTFVLPRRYQDFPGEVIGLTFPPSTNSSIVVVYSARAMCLIDFGMPIDGDDDQDNINSHDSSTLKLKRKSKETKNISRKNFEFCLFQEPVLFVGHLSKGSVLVLEKPWMQVVKAFDAQPVHRHIYGT from the exons ATGTTCGACCTTTACAAATGCAGCAGCACCTCAATCGAATGGAACCCTTCACCCATAGTCGCCTTAGCCACCAGCCTCGACGAATCTCAAGTCGCCGCCGCCAGAGAAGACGGCTCGCTTGAGATATGGCTCGTTTCCCCCGGTGCCGTTGGTTGGCACTGTCAATTG ACGATACAAGGTGACCCTAATTTGAGAGTTTCATCGTTAGTATGGTGTGGCTCCCCGGCGGGTAGATTGTTTTCCTCAAGTATTGATGGATCGGTGTTGGAGTGGGACTTGTTTCACTTGACACACAAG GTTGTTGTAGATCCCATCGGTGTGTCCATATGGCAGATGGCTGCTCAACCTTCAAGCAGGAAGCAGCTCAATCCCAAACCGGATTTGGCTTCAATAGAAAATGGCCACACTATAGCTAATGGTGATGTCACCAGTGAAAGCGAGATTGAAGCTGATTCACTCGAGTTACACGAGGAACCAATCATCGAAAATGCAAGTATAGCACTTGCTTGTGATGATGGTTGCGTGAGAATATATAACACTTCAAGTTCAGATGGATTCACCTACCATAAATCATTGCCTAGGGTCGGTG GTCGTGTATTAAGCGTCACTTGGAGTACAGATGCAAAAAGGATATACTCAGGCAGTAGTGACGG GTTCATAAGATGCTGGGATGTTAAACTGTCTCATGAAGTTTACAGAATAACTGTTGGTCTTGGAGGTTTAGGTAGCATGTCTCAACTTTGTGTTTGGTCTATACTTGCACTGAG GTGTGGGACCCTTGTGAGTGCAGATAGTAGCGGTAGTGTTCAGTTTTGGGACAGTTCACACGGAACTCTATTGCAAGCACATTCTTGCCATAAAGGCGATGTCAACGCTTTAGCAGCCAGCCCTAGCCATACAAGGGTGTTTTCTGCTGGATCAGATGGTCAG GTTATTTTATATAAGCTCTCTGTGGATAAATCTAGTTCGATAATGATGAAAAAGTGGGTATACATTGGTTATGTGAGAGCCCATACACATGACGTGAGAGCTTTGACTGTTGCTGTACCCATAAGTCGCGAAG ATTTATTGCCTGAAGAGAAAGTAAAAAGAGCGCGTAGTAAAGAAAAGCCCGACTTTAGTTATAACAAGTGGGCTCATGTGGGCATTCCGATGCTAATATCAGCTGGTGACGACACTAAGCTTTTTGCATATTCCGCTAATGAATTCACCAGATTTGCTCCACATGATATATGCCCTGCACCGCAAAGACCACCGATTCAACTGGTGTGCAGGACTGCTGACCGGTTGACTtatcttcttctggttcaggcTCCACACTGGTTAGATCTTTTAACCGTTGAAGTGAACCGAGATGGTGGTGTTTCAACTACTGATACAGTTGCGCGAGTTAAGAACAGGGGTTTGAGAAAGATCATCTGCAGCTCTATTTCACCTTCTGGAAGGTTCTTTGCGTATTCTAGTCATGTGAAGCCTTGCCTTTTTGAGTTGAAAAAGAATGGAACCGGAAAAAGTGGGTGGTCCATAAGTAAAAGAAAACTCCCGTCATCTATACCTTTTGCACATTCCATGCTATTTAGTTCTGACTCTTCTCGGTTAATGATATCCGGACATGACAGAATGATATAC GTTGTAGATGTTGGGAACATGGAATTAACACATAGATTCACTCCGTGTCGTAAGGAGTGTGACGAGGAACTACCACCTACTCAACCTCCAATAACAAAAATGTTTACTAGCTTAGATGGACAGTGGCTAGCTGCTGTTAACTGTTTAGGAGATATCTATATATTTAACCTAGAGACACAAAGGCAGCACTGGTTTATATCGAGATTAGATGGTGCGTCTGTTACAGCTGGAGGGTTTACTCCCAAACATAGCAATGTGCTGATAATATCCACATCATCAAATCAAGTGTACGTTTTTGACATGGAAGCTAAGAAGCTAGGAGAATGGTCTATGCACAATACATTTGTTTTGCCACGAAGATATCAAGATTTCCCTGGAGAGGTTATTGGGCTTACGTTTCCACCTTCTACAAATTCCTCAATCGTCGTCGTTTACAGTGCCAG gGCAATGTGCTTGATTGACTTTGGGATGCCAATAGATGGAGATGATGACCAGGACAATATAAACAGTCATGATTCTTCAACACTGAAATTAAAACGCAAGTCGAAAGAAACTAAAAATATTAGTAGGAAGAATTTCGAATTTTGTTTATTTCAAGAACCTGTTTTATTTGTGGGGCATCTTTCAAAAGGGTCTGTATTAGTTTTAGAAAAACCATGGATGCAAGTGGTCAAGGCTTTTGATGCCCAGCCTGTCCACAGACATATATATGGAACATAA
- the LOC110884871 gene encoding WD repeat-containing protein PCN — protein sequence MLEFHKCSSSSVEWNPSPIVALATSVDQSQVAAAREDASLEIWLVSPGAVNWHCQLTIQGDPNLRVSSLVWCGSGAAGRLFSSSIDGSILEWDLFNLTHKVVVDPIGVSIWQMAAHHLNRQEFNPKSDLPSIENGHGDGDGDVTSDSEVEANSLELYEEPFTENASIAVACDDGCVRLYNISESDQLNYFKSLPRVNGRVLSVTWSPDAKRIYSGSSDGLVRCWDAKTSHEVYRITVGLGGLGGGSELCVWSLLALRCGTLVSADSSGSVQFWDSLHGTLLQAHSCHKGDVNALAASPSHTKVFSAGSDGQVILYKLSKPIKKWAYVGYVRAHTHDVRALTVAVPISREDVLPEEKSKRARIRDKAVDFSYNKWAHTGVPMLISAGDDTKLFAYSANEFTKFAPHDICPAPQRPPMQLVCSTVDGFTYLLLVQASRWIDIFTVNVKRDVSGPSGGVSTTDLVARVKSKGLRKIVCSSISPSGSLFAYSDDLKPCLFELKKNGAGKSRWSMSKRKLPSSLPFAHSMVFTFDSSRLMISGHDGMIYVVDLGSLKVSHRFTPCRKECDEHLPPTQPPITKMFTSPDGQWLAAVNCFGDVYIFNLATQKQHWFISRLDGASVTAGGFTPKNSNLLILSTSSNQVYLFDVEAKKLGDWSGHNTFVLPRRYQEFPGEVIGLSFPPSSNSTAVIIYSARAMCFIDFGMPIGRDEDYEKVKGYDSTLKKLYSPMSGKMKRKLMGHDCDNKNGGRNNFEFCAFREPVLYVGHLSKGSVLVVDKPWLQVVKTFDAQPVHRHIYGT from the exons ATGCTCGAGTTCCACAAATGTAGCAGCAGCTCCGTAGAGTGGAATCCATCGCCGATAGTGGCTTTAGCCACCAGCGTTGACCAATCTCAGGTGGCCGCCGCCAGAGAAGATGCCTCACTCGAGATATGGCTTGTATCCCCTGGTGCCGTTAATTGGCACTGCCAGTTG ACGATACAGGGTGACCCTAATTTGAGAGTTTCGTCTCTCGTGTGGTGTGGTTCGGGTGCTGCTGGCAGGCTGTTTTCGTCGAGTATTGATGGTTCGATTTTGGAGTGGGACTTGTTTAATTTGACTCACAAG GTTGTGGTAGATCCTATTGGTGTGTCTATATGGCAGATGGCTGCTCATCATTTGAATAGGCAAGAGTTCAATCCAAAATCAGATTTGCCTTCAATAGAGAACGGGCACggagatggtgatggtgatgtCACCAGTGACAGTGAAGTGGAAGCCAATTCACTCGAGTTATACGAGGAACCGTTTACTGAAAATGCAAGTATAGCAGTTGCTTGTGATGATGGGTGTGTGCGATTATATAATATCTCAGAATCAGATCAATTAAACTACTTCAAATCGCTTCCAAGAGTCAATG GACGTGTGTTAAGTGTCACTTGGAGTCCAGATGCTAAAAGGATATATTCAGGGAGTAGTGATGG GCTCGTTAGATGCTGGGATGCTAAAACGTCTCATGAAGTATACCGAATCACCGTTGGTCTTGGAGGTTTAGGGGGTGGATCTGAACTATGCGTATGGTCTTTACTTGCTCTGAG GTGTGGGACCCTTGTGAGTGCAGATAGTAGTGGCAGTGTTCAATTTTGGGACAGTTTACATGGAACGCTATTGCAAGCACATTCTTGTCATAAGGGTGATGTCAATGCTTTGGCAGCCAGTCCCAGTCATACTAAGGTGTTTTCAGCCGGATCAGATGGTCAG gtTATTCTATATAAACTTTCCAAGCCAATAAAAAAGTGGGCCTATGTTGGTTACGTGAGAGCTCATACACACGATGTGAGAGCCTTGACTGTTGCTGTACCCATAAGTCGTGAAG ATGTATTACCTGAAGAGAAGTCGAAAAGAGCTCGTATTAGGGATAAAGCTGTTGATTTCAGTTACAACAAGTGGGCCCATACGGGAGTTCCGATGCTTATATCAGCTGGTGATGACACTAAGCTATTTGCATATTCTGCTAACGAGTTTACCAAGTTCGCTCCACATGATATATGCCCTGCACCACAAAGACCACCTATGCAATTAGTGTGCAGTACAGTTGATGGGTTTACTTATCTACTTTTGGTTCAGGCTTCACGCTGGATAGATATATTTACGGTTAACGTGAAAAGAGATGTTTCTGGTCCATCTGGCGGTGTCTCAACTACTGATTTGGTGGCTCGAGTTAAGAGCAAGGGTTTGAGAAAGATCGTTTGCAGCTCTATTTCACCTTCCGGAAGTCTTTTTGCTTATTCTGATGATTTGAAACCTTGTCTTTTTGAATTGAAGAAAAACGGAGCCGGAAAAAGTAGGTGGTCTATGAGTAAAAGAAAACTTCCTTCGTCTTTACCGTTTGCTCATTCCATGGTCTTTACTTTTGATTCTTCACGTCTGATGATTTCGGGACATGATGGAATGATATAT GTTGTAGATCTTGGGAGCCTGAAAGTAAGTCATAGGTTTACCCCCTGTCGTAAGGAGTGTGACGAGCACTTGCCACCCACTCAGCCTCCAATAACAAAAATGTTTACTAGTCCCGATGGACAGTGGCTGGCTGCCGTCAACTGTTTTGGCGATGTCTATATATTTAATCTAGCGACACAAAAGCAGCACTGGTTTATATCAAGATTAGATGGTGCATCTGTTACAGCCGGAGGGTTTACTCCCAAAAATAGCAATTTGCTAATATTATCCACGTCATCAAATCAAGTGTACCTTTTTGATGTGGAAGCTAAGAAGTTAGGTGATTGGTCTGGACACAACACATTTGTTTTGCCACGGAGATATCAGGAGTTTCCGGGAGAGGTTATTGGGCTTTCGTTTCCGCCATCTTCAAATTCAACAGCGGTTATCATTTACAGTGCCAG GGCGATGTGCTTCATTGACTTTGGAATGCCTATTGGTCGAGATGAAGATTATGAGAAAGTGAAAGGTTATGATTCGACATTAAAGAAGCTATACAGTCCAATGAGCGGGAAAATGAAACGTAAGTTGATGGGGCACGATTGCGACAACAAAAATGGCGGTAGGAACAATTTTGAATTTTGTGCGTTTAGAGAACCTGTCTTATACGTTGGCCATCTTTCAAAAGGTTCGGTGTTGGTTGTAGACAAACCGTGGTTGCAAGTGGTTAAGACGTTTGATGCCCAGCCGGTTCACAGACATATATACGGGACATAG